In the genome of Streptomyces sp. SAI-127, the window GAGTCGACCACCGACGTATCGATTCCGGACAACGGGGCGGCGGTCAACTCGCCGATCACCGTGTCCGGGCGCACGGGCAACGCGCCGTCGAACCTCGCGGTCGCGGTCGACATCGTGCACACCTACATCGGTGACCTCCGGGTGCAGCTGATCGCCCCGGACGGTACGGCGTACACGCTGAAGGCGTACGGCACCGGCGGCAGCACCGACAACCTCAACACCACGTACACGGTCAACGCCTCCTCCGAGGTCGCCAACGGCACCTGGCAGTTGCGGGTCCAGGACAACGCGGCCCAGGACACCGGCTACATCAACAGCTGGAAGCTCACCTTCCCGTAGGCCGGCGCGACCGACAGGCACACGGACAGGGCGCCGCCCCGGTGGTTCGACTCCCCGGGGCGGCGCCCTCTTTTTGCCATCCCATGACTGATGTCTTGTTGGGGCTTTGCCAGGTCAACCGGCTTTACATCACTGCAATGTTCACCCACTGATCGACTTTCGGCCAACATCACTTGAGGGTCATGACATGTACGCGCCTTGATGCCACGCTTCCTCACAACCGCCGCACAACTTCACAACCACCCCGGAAGGCAACCCCACGCCCTCCGGGCTCCCCCACGAAGGAGCTTGTGTGACCCCCCTCTACGCGCGTCACAAGCGCACCACTCTGGCCATCGCCACCGCTGTCGCGGCCGGAGCCCTGCTCACCACCGGTCTGACCACCGGCAGCGCCGCCGCCGTGACCCCGGCGGAGAGCGCAGGCAAGGCCGCCGCTGCGGGCACCCCGATCCAGCTGTCCGCGGCCGCGCGCACCTCGCTCATCAAGGAGCAGCAGGCCGAGGCCGGCTCCACGGCCCAGGAGATAGGCCTCGGCGCCAAGGAGAAGCTGGTCGTCAAGGACGTCGTGAAGGACGTCGACGGCACGGTCCACACCCGCTACGAGCGCACCTACGACGGTCTGCCCGTCCTCGGCGGCGACCTGGTCGTCCACGAGTCGAAGTCCGGTGCGACCGAGGGTGTCTCCAAGGCGACGAAGGCCACCATCAGAGTCGCCTCCCTGACCCCGAAGGTCACCGTCGCCAAGGCCGAGAAGCAGGCGCTGACCATCGCCAAGGCCGCGGGTTCGGACAAGACCGCGGCGGACGGCGCGCGCAAGGTGATCTGGGCCGGCTCGGGCACCCCCGTCCTCGCCTACGAGACGATCGTCGGCGGCTTCCAGGACGACGGCACCCCGAACCAGCTGCACGTCATCACCGACGCCGCCACCGGCAAGAAGCTCTTCGAGTACCAGGGCATCGAGAACGCCACCGGCACCGGCAAGAGCCTGTACTCGGGCACGGTCAGCCTGGAGACCACCCTGTCGGGGTCGACGTACCAGCTGACCGACGGCACGCGCGGCAGCCACAAGACGTACAACAAGTCCCACGGCACCAGCTCCTCCGCGGGCACGCTCTTCACGGACGCCGACAACACGTGGGGCACCGGAGCCGCCTCCAGCTCCACCACCGACCAGACGGCGGCCGTCGACGCCGCCTACGGCGCGGCGACCACCTGGGACTTCTACAAGTCCACCTTCGGCCGCAGCGGCATCAAGAACAACGGTGTCGCGGCCTACTCCCGGGTGCACTACGGCAACGCGTACGTCAACGCGTTCTGGGACGACAGCTGCTTCTGCATGACGTACGGCGACGGCGAGTCCAACACGCACCCGCTGACCTCGCTGGACGTGGCAGGCCACGAGATGAGCCACGGCGTCACCTCGAACACGGCGGGCCTGAACTACTCCGGCGAGTCCGGCGGTCTCAACGAGGCGACCTCCGACATCTTCGGCACGGGTGTGGAGTTCTACGCGGCCAACTCCAACGACGTCGGTGACTACCTCATCGGCGAGGAGATCGACATCAACGGCGACGGCAGCCCGCTGCGCTACATGGACAAGCCCAGCAAGGACGGCGGCTCGGCGGACTCCTGGTCCTCGTCGGTCGGCAACCTGGACGTCCACTACTCGTCGGGCGTGGCGAACCACTTCTTCTACCTCCTCTCGGAGGGCAGCGGCGCCAAGACGATCAACGGCGTGTCGTACAACTCGCCGACGTCCAACGGCTCCACGGTCACCGGCATCGGCCGCGCCAAGGCCCTGCAGATCTGGTACAAGGCGCTGACGACGTACTTCACGTCGACGACCAACTACAAGGCGGCACGCACGGGCACGCTCTCCGCGGCGTCCGCCCTGTACGGCTCCACCAGCACCGAGTACAAGGCGGTGGCCGCGGCCTGGTCCGCGGTCAACGTGAGCTAGTCCGCGAGAGGCCGGCTTGACGGGCGGTACCCGGAACGAAGGCATTTCCGGGTACCGCCCTACTCTTGGGTCCCATGTCCTTCACGTACGACGACGTCGGCGCGACCCGGCGGAGCGGTTTCTGCCCGCCCGGCTTCCACCCCCTGCACGTACGCACCCGCATAGGCGAGGGTCACGACGTCTTCCAGAAGGCCTCCGAGGCGGTCCTGACCTGGGAGATGCACCGCGCCCTGGGCGTGGGCATCGACGCCACCGCGGACCGCGCGGCCCCCGACGTGGACGTCACGGTCACCCTCGCGGGCGTCATCAGGGCCCCCTGCCGAGTCGTCTGGACGGTCGAGGAACACCGCCGCGCGGGCTGGGCCTACGGCACCCTCACCGGCCACCCCGAATCCGGCGAGGAGTCCTTCGTCGTCGACCGCACGGGTGACGGGACGGTGTGGCTGACGGTGTCGGCGTTCAGCCGCGCCGCCAAGTGGTACGCCCGGGCGGGGGGCCCGGCGACCCGGGGGCTGCAGCACGCGTACGCGCGGAAGTGCGGGACGGCGCTGCGGAAACTGTGCGGCGGGGAGGACGCGGGCTGAGCGGAGAGGCCCGGCCCGCGTCCCCGCGGTTCACCGCAGGAGCACCCCCGCCCCCTCCACCACCTCCTCCGAAGGCACCGCCACCAGCCCCAGCTCCGCGCCCGACACCAGCAGTCGGTGCGAGGGCAGGATGCGGACCGTGTAGCCGAAGGGTCCGGTGCGGTCCAGGGACAGCGGGCCCTCGTAGACCCACCGGCCCTCCGCGTCCGGGCCGCCGACCGACTTCAGCGGGACCGTCGCCGCGTCCGCGATGCGGTCCTCCTCGTCCACCCGGCCGGAGACCGCCTGGATCTCCACGTCGTCCGGGCCGAGGGCGCCGAGGCCCACGTGGACCCTGAGGCCGAGCGTGGTGCCGAGTTCGGCCGTGGTGGTCGCGGCCGTGGTCTCCACGTGGTCGACCGTCACGCCGTGCCACTCCCCCCGCACCCGGGACTTCCACTCCGCGAGTTCTCGCGCCACGTCCGGGGCCATCGTGCGGTGGGCCTGGGCCGCCGGGGCATACAGGCGTTCGACGTACTCGCGGACCATGCGGCCGGCCAGGACCTTCGGGCCCAGCAGGGTGAGCGTCTGGCGGACCATCTCGATCCAGCGGTCGGGGAGGCCTCCCTGTCCGTGCTCGTAGAAGCGGGGGGTCACCCGCTGTTCGAGGAGGTCGTAGAGGGCGTCGGCCTCTATGTCGTCACGGCGGTCGGGGTCGGTCCCCACGCCGTCCGCCGTCGGGATCGCCCAGCCGAAGTCGGGCTGGAACCACTCGTCCCACCAGCCGTCCAGGACGGAGAGGTTGAGGCAGCCGTTCAGCGCCGCCTTCATCCCGCTCGTGCCGCACGCCTCCAGCGGCCGCAGCGGGTTGTTGAGCCAGATGTCGCAGCCCGGGTACAGCTTCTGCGCCATCGCCATGCCGTAGTCGGGCAGGAAGACGATCCGGTGGCGGACCCGTGGGTCGTCCGCGAACCGCACCAGCTCCTGGACCAGGCGCTTGCCGCCGTCGTCCGCCGGGTGCGCCTTGCCCGCCACCACGATCTGGATCGGGCGTTCGGGGTGCAGCAACAGGTCCATCAGCCGGTCGCGGTCCCGCAGCATCAGGGTCAGCCGCTTGTACGACGGGACGCGGCGCGCGAATCCGATCGTGAGGACGTCGGGGTCCAGCACGCCGTCGATCCAGCCCAGCTCCGCCGTCCCGGCGCCGCGTTGCCGCCAGGAGGCCCGCAGCCGGTCCCGTACCTCCACCACCAGCTGCTCCCGCAGAGAGCGGCGCAGTTCCCAGACGTCCTGGTCGGGGATGTCGCCCACGGCGTCCCAGCGGTCCGAGCCGCCGACGGTCAGCGCGTCCTCGGTGCGCTGGGCGCCGATCTGCCGGGCACCGAGCCGGAACACCTCGGGCGCGACCCAGGTCGGGGCGTGCACCCCGTTGGTCACGGAGGTGATCGGCACCTCCTCGGGGTCGAATCCCGGCCAGAGTCCGGAGAACATCTCCCGGCTGACCTGCCCGTGCAGCAGCGAGACCCCGTTGGCGCGTTGGGCGAGGCGCAGGCCCATCACGGCCATGTTGAAGAGGTTGGGTTCGCCGCCGGGGTAGGTCTCCATGCCCAGGGCGAGGATCCGGCCCACGTCTATGCGCGGGAGCTCGGCGTCGGGACCGAAGTGCCGGGCGACCAGCTCCCGGTCGAAGCGGTCGATGCCGGCCGGGACGGGGGTGTGCGTGGTGAAGACGGTCCCCGCCCGGACCGCCTCCAGGCCGGCGTCGAAGTCCAGCCCCTGGTCGCAGAGTTCGGCGATCCGCTCCAGGCCGAGGAAGCCGGCGTGCCCCTCGTTGGTGTGGAAGACCTCGGGGCCGGCGTGGCCGGTCAGCCGGCA includes:
- a CDS encoding M4 family metallopeptidase, with amino-acid sequence MTPLYARHKRTTLAIATAVAAGALLTTGLTTGSAAAVTPAESAGKAAAAGTPIQLSAAARTSLIKEQQAEAGSTAQEIGLGAKEKLVVKDVVKDVDGTVHTRYERTYDGLPVLGGDLVVHESKSGATEGVSKATKATIRVASLTPKVTVAKAEKQALTIAKAAGSDKTAADGARKVIWAGSGTPVLAYETIVGGFQDDGTPNQLHVITDAATGKKLFEYQGIENATGTGKSLYSGTVSLETTLSGSTYQLTDGTRGSHKTYNKSHGTSSSAGTLFTDADNTWGTGAASSSTTDQTAAVDAAYGAATTWDFYKSTFGRSGIKNNGVAAYSRVHYGNAYVNAFWDDSCFCMTYGDGESNTHPLTSLDVAGHEMSHGVTSNTAGLNYSGESGGLNEATSDIFGTGVEFYAANSNDVGDYLIGEEIDINGDGSPLRYMDKPSKDGGSADSWSSSVGNLDVHYSSGVANHFFYLLSEGSGAKTINGVSYNSPTSNGSTVTGIGRAKALQIWYKALTTYFTSTTNYKAARTGTLSAASALYGSTSTEYKAVAAAWSAVNVS
- a CDS encoding glycosyltransferase family 1 protein encodes the protein MKAIRRFTVRPVLPEPLRPLSDLARNLRWSWHAETRDLFQSVDPEHWAASGGDPVRLLGSVRPARLAELAEDRRFLRRLTAVADDLHDYVTGERWYQTHTGELPAAVAYFSPEFGVTAALPQYSGGLGILAGDHLKAASDLGVPLIGVGLLYRHGYFRQSLSRDGWQQEHYPVLDPNELPVALLREADGTPAQVSLALPGGKQLHARIWLAQVGRVPLLMLDSDVEENDLGERGVTDRLYGGGSEHRLLQEMLLGIGGVRAVRTYCRLTGHAGPEVFHTNEGHAGFLGLERIAELCDQGLDFDAGLEAVRAGTVFTTHTPVPAGIDRFDRELVARHFGPDAELPRIDVGRILALGMETYPGGEPNLFNMAVMGLRLAQRANGVSLLHGQVSREMFSGLWPGFDPEEVPITSVTNGVHAPTWVAPEVFRLGARQIGAQRTEDALTVGGSDRWDAVGDIPDQDVWELRRSLREQLVVEVRDRLRASWRQRGAGTAELGWIDGVLDPDVLTIGFARRVPSYKRLTLMLRDRDRLMDLLLHPERPIQIVVAGKAHPADDGGKRLVQELVRFADDPRVRHRIVFLPDYGMAMAQKLYPGCDIWLNNPLRPLEACGTSGMKAALNGCLNLSVLDGWWDEWFQPDFGWAIPTADGVGTDPDRRDDIEADALYDLLEQRVTPRFYEHGQGGLPDRWIEMVRQTLTLLGPKVLAGRMVREYVERLYAPAAQAHRTMAPDVARELAEWKSRVRGEWHGVTVDHVETTAATTTAELGTTLGLRVHVGLGALGPDDVEIQAVSGRVDEEDRIADAATVPLKSVGGPDAEGRWVYEGPLSLDRTGPFGYTVRILPSHRLLVSGAELGLVAVPSEEVVEGAGVLLR
- a CDS encoding DUF1990 domain-containing protein, translating into MSFTYDDVGATRRSGFCPPGFHPLHVRTRIGEGHDVFQKASEAVLTWEMHRALGVGIDATADRAAPDVDVTVTLAGVIRAPCRVVWTVEEHRRAGWAYGTLTGHPESGEESFVVDRTGDGTVWLTVSAFSRAAKWYARAGGPATRGLQHAYARKCGTALRKLCGGEDAG